AAAAGAAGATATCGCCGAACGGGGTACAAGCCGTCAAATCTGCACCTGCATACCGATTTCGATCACCTGGCCGGAAGGCAGATCATAGTAGGCCGTGGCACTCAACGCATTGCGCGACATGAGGGTAAACAGCTTTTTCCGCCAAAGGCTCATTTTCGATTTGATTCCGGTGACGATCTTTTCCCGGTTAAGGAAAAAACTGATCGCATCGGCCTTGAACTGCATTCCCTGCTGGTTGGCGAGGGAAAGCACCTGACGGATGTTGGGGTATTCCATGTACCCATATCGGGCGATAACCTTGTACAGGCCGTAGTTCAGCTGCACGACCTCGACTTTTTTGCTGTTCGGCACGCGGGGAACCCGCTCGGTGGAAAAATGCAAAAGGCAGACCTCTGAATGCAGAACCCTGTTGTGACGCAGGTTATGCAACAGCGCGATCGGCACCACATCAGGATTGGCCGTCAGATAGACCGCCTGCCCCTTCACGCGCTGCGGTTGCTGCAAAGCGAGGCTCTCGATGAATTCACTGACCGTAAGCGTACGATCATCGATCTGCTTGAGCAAGAGCTTCCGCCCCTGTTTCCAGGTAATCATCAAGGTAAAAAGCGCCAGACCGATCACAAGCGGAAACCAGGCCCCGTGAAACAGCTTGCTGACACTTGCGCCAAAAAACGCCAGGTCAATCACCATAAACAAGCCCATCAACAGGTTGAGTATAAAAGGATTCCAGTTCCAGAGATCACGGGCAACATAGTAAAACAGCACCGCTGAAATCAGCATGGTTGCCGTCACGGCAACGCCGTATGCCGATGCCAGACGGCTCGAAGAACCGAACCCCGCAACCAGCGCGATCGTCGAAAACATAAGCGCCCAGTTGGCCGCCGGAACGTAAATCTGACCGATGTGGCTCGCCGAAGTGTGCCGCACGGTCAGACGGGGGATGTAGCCAAGCTGAATGCCCTGCTGGGTCAGGGAAAACACACCAGTGATGAGCGCCTGGGAAGCGATGATGGTCGCCAACGTCGCGAGAATGACCATGGGAATGACCCCCCATGACGGCACCAGGGCATAAAACGGGTTCCATGACTTTGACGGCTCGGACAGCAGCACCGCCCCCTGGCCGAAATAGTTCAGCAACAGAGCCGGCAGCACCAAGAGGCTCCAGGTCAAGCGGATCGGCCGCCGTCCAAAATGGCCCATGTCGGCATACAGCGCCTCTGCACCGGTCACAGCCAGAAAGACCGCGCCAAGCACCAGAAAGCCCTGGCCATGATTGTGCAGGAGAAACTCAATGCCGTACCAGGGATAGACCGCCTTGAGAATGGCGGGATACTTGACG
This portion of the Chlorobaculum parvum NCIB 8327 genome encodes:
- a CDS encoding potassium transporter Kup; its protein translation is MSISSEDSLPSSQSGRSDFKHFAALSLAALGVVFGDIGTSPLYAIRECFHGEYSIPVTTLNVLGVLSLLIWAILLIVTLKYLTFIMKADNEGEGGILALTSLIISHSKKNKSERWFLVGIGLFGAALLYGDGMITPSVSVLSAVEGIQLIAPNLTFLVIPMTIAILAGLFLFQHNGTAKVGAFFGPIILIWFTSIGLFGLVEVVKYPAILKAVYPWYGIEFLLHNHGQGFLVLGAVFLAVTGAEALYADMGHFGRRPIRLTWSLLVLPALLLNYFGQGAVLLSEPSKSWNPFYALVPSWGVIPMVILATLATIIASQALITGVFSLTQQGIQLGYIPRLTVRHTSASHIGQIYVPAANWALMFSTIALVAGFGSSSRLASAYGVAVTATMLISAVLFYYVARDLWNWNPFILNLLMGLFMVIDLAFFGASVSKLFHGAWFPLVIGLALFTLMITWKQGRKLLLKQIDDRTLTVSEFIESLALQQPQRVKGQAVYLTANPDVVPIALLHNLRHNRVLHSEVCLLHFSTERVPRVPNSKKVEVVQLNYGLYKVIARYGYMEYPNIRQVLSLANQQGMQFKADAISFFLNREKIVTGIKSKMSLWRKKLFTLMSRNALSATAYYDLPSGQVIEIGMQVQI